The DNA sequence atgatactcatgaatcgcattacgcttttgtacaaatgctttatcaatattgattatgatcttgtttattaaattacattgtttattacactgaattattttagaattggatagttttcttatgtggaccagattcgtggtcagaccagattcgtggtcgaattaggccaatgtgtgccttggatccagtaattagggCAGTGctgtgctttgctcggggttaatgcgtgactgatcagcagcctaaccttggttttataacttaaaatgaatatacaattataatgattagttaaaaagaaacttgattcatctgaatcatctcacttgatcattgtttaacctcagttttcgttattatgacttgctgagctagttagctcactcttgcgaatctttttatgtattctacagttaaaaagggatacggttgatagcgaggttttccAGTTCgatgtacgagctaggattccagattgagttggatcgagctagcagaagcttatggaggtagtgagatagtaagattgtaagaataattttattttcagttgtaagttaaattagttgggatttggtacgttgtaataaaaattaaggttgtggcttgttttcatacttaaacctgttgtgatccatggttatatagagcagggtcattgcaattaatatttcatatacaggttgatatattgtgtttgtgttgtggaccccaaatttCAGACCcggggtttggagggcgccacacattCATACAAAACCAAGTGGAGAGGTTCATGCCCACTATTTTATGGAAGGCCCAGGGGAAGAAGAAACCCATGCTACCGAGACCCCTGTTTTGATGTTAGGGAATGTTTTGAGGATCCGTAGTGTGGAAGAAGTTGTGGTGAACCATATAGAAGAAATCATGCAAAAGGAGGTTAACGGAGAAAagttggaaggaagaagtgagattttgcaaAGCCTCGAAAGTAGCCtcaaggtggatgctcctcaaaaagaggacgcgcccttgaagagtaaaaatggaattgaggttgatgctcctcaaaacgaggacgcgccctccacACCTGCATTGTAAAAGACCATACCTTGTCCTGAGGTAGATGCTCCCCTACAGGGGGGACGCGCCCTCGGATGCAAGAATAGGCGTCGAGgacccccgagactttgattttgatgtggatcccaggatccctatgccCGCTGAGAAAACGGGGTcggccgaagacacaatatcGGTTTCGGTCGACAAGGGTGACCCAAGCaaggttttgaaagtgggatcTCAGCTAAATGACGAAATGAAAGAAAGACTCACTCGTTTTCTGATTAAATCTCGATAtcttcgcatggagtcattcGGATATGATAGGAATCGACCCCGGTGTAATGTGTCATCGGTTAAACATTTTCCCTAATTGCACGGGCTTACGAAAAAAGCGTCGCCCAGTGAGCTGGGAAAGAGCGATGACATTAAAAGAAGAGGTGGACCGACTGTTGGAAGTAGGGTTGATAAAAGAATCTTACTATCCCAAGTGGCTTGCAAATCCGGTGCTCGTAAAAAGGCCGAACGGGAAGAGGAGAAGGTGTGTAGACTTTACAGATCTCAACAAGGCATGTCCAAAGGATAGTTTTCCGCTCCCGCGAACTGACCAGTTGGTTGACGCAATGGCAGGGCATGCAttgctaagtttcatggatgcgTACTCCGGCTATAATCAAATTCCCATGTATGGTCCCGATCAAGAGCATACATCCTTCATCACTGATAGGGGGTTATATTGCTACATAGGAATGCCATTTGGATTGATTAACGCAGGTGCAACCTATTAGCGGTTGGTGAACATGATGTTCAAAAGACCAGATTGGGAGAACCATGGAAGTATATGTGGACGATATGTTGGTAAAATCTAAAGAGGCGAATGACCACATCGAGCACTTGATGAAAATGTTTAACATTCTAAGGAGGTTTCGCATGAAGTTGAATCCACAAAAATGCGTATTCGGTGTGGAGTAGGGCAAGTTTCTTGGAATCATTGTCAACCATAGGGAAATTGAAGCTAACCCCGCAAAGATCAAAGCACTTCTGGATATGAAATCACCCACCAATGTGAAACAAGTGCAAAGCTTAACTAGGAGGATCGCCGCGCTAAATCGATTTGTTTCTAAATCGTCCGACAGATGCAAGGAATTCTTTAAGGAGATTAAGTTGGCAGGGAAAGACTTTGTATGAACACCAGAATGTGAAGAGGTTTTTAGGAGGATCAAGGAACAACTGGGAAACCCTCCCATACTATCAAAACCATTAGAGGGAGAATTTCTAACACTGTACCTTGCAGTTTCTGAGTATTCAATCAACACTGTGTTGGTAAGAGAATAGGACGGGCAACAGTCACCAGTATACTACGTGAGCAAGCGATTGCACAATGCTGAAACCCGCTACACAAGCATGGACAAGCTGGTTTATGCCTTGATCCTTGCATCAAGGAAGTTACGTTCATACTTCCAGGCCCATAGAATTGAAGTCCGCACAACATATCCGTTGCGGCAAGTCCTTTACAGACCAGAATCATCCGGGAGATTGTTGAAGTGGGCTatggagttgggacagtttgactTGGAATACATGCCCCGTACAACAATTAGAGGACAAGCCTTAGCCGACTTCTTGTTAGAATTTGATTTTACGGTTGATGATAAGGCCTTGGTAGTGATCCAGCCCCCTCATAATGAGGAACTTTTAGAAGAGTTCCCACATCCCTGGTGGATCTTGCATATGGATGGGGCGGTTAACAATGGGGGAGCAGGTGCGGGAATAGTACTTGTATCTCCCAGAAGCCATCATCTGATGAGTGCAATTCACTTCAAATTTTATGCAACGaataatgatgcggagtatgaAGCATTGATTAATGGCCTAAAGATCGCCTTAGAAATGGGAGTGTGAAACCTAATTGCGAGGAGTGATTCAGAGTTAGTGGTTAACCAGGTGAATGGGGGGTTTCAAGCTCGAGGACCATGGACATAATTGTATTTGAGATGCACGCAGTGCCTGATTGAAAAGTTCAAAATTGTTAGGCTAGAATGTGTACCGTGGGAGAAGAACAGCAATGCGGATGCCCTGGAAAAAATGGGATCGCAGCAGGAGGTTGTGTTATTAGGATCTATACCCCTAGAGATCCAGGAGATTTCCAGCATCCCAGAGTTGTAGGCGATGCAAGTGGATGAGGCTCCTAAGGAAACGTGGATGACACCCATTCTTGCCTACATTCGCAAAGGAACACTCCCCAAGGATAAGTTCAAGGCTCGTCGACTTCGTTATGAGGCTCCAAGATATGTGGTGTACGATGAAGTTCTGTACAAGAGGGGCTTCAATCAACCGCTGCTCAAATGTGtcgatgaagaagaaggaaattatatACTAAGGGAGGTGCATGAAGGAATTTGTGGTAATCACTCGGGGGATAACTCGTTGGCAATGAAGGTTTTACGCCAAGGATATTATTGCCCTATGATGAAAGGAGATGCTGCGAAATTCGTCAGAGCATGTGATCGCAACCAGCGCTTTGCAAACTACTCATCTATGCCAGCGACACTCCTGAAATCTATGGTAAACCCGTGGCCCttcgccatgtggggaattgatcttatCGGAGAACTGCCCAAAGCTAAAGGGGATGTCAAGTATGTAGTGGTTGCGGTTGATTACTTTACTAAGTGGGCAGAAGCTATGCCATTGGCTACTATCACCACAAAGAAAATTAGAGATTTCGTCTTCAACTCCATCGTGTGCAGATTTGGAATCCCTTACAAACTTGTGTCTGACAACGAAAAGTAGTTTGACAGCAGGGATTTGCGACAGTTATGTGAGGATCTTAAAATCAAGAAGGATTTTGCagcggtctatcatcctcaaagcaatgggCAGACAGAGGttgtgaataaaataataaagcatacccttAAGACCAAACTGAAAGAGCGCaaagggaattggcctgaagaactcccaAAAGTGATATGGTCCTACAACACCACCCCACGATCTACTACAGGAGAAACTCCGTTTATGCTGACTTACGGTTATGAAGTAATGGTCCCTGTGGAAGTTGGTTCAGGATCGCTTCGCAGAGATCGTTACACGGAGGAGGATGCAgaggttaatcaaaggcttcatttgGATCTTTTGGAGGAAACGAGGGAAAATGCTCAGCTGAGACTTGTGGCATATGAACAATGTGCTGCAAGGGACtataacaagaaggtaaagggGCAACTGCTGAAGGTAGGAGATTTGGTGCTCAGGAAGGTGATGCCAAACACAAAAAATCCTCAgcatggagtgtttggagctaattgggaaggaccgtacaagATAAAAGCAATCTTGTGGAAAGGGACTCATCACCTGGAGGATATGGAAGGAAAGCTGGTTTCGCAAGCGTGGAACGCGGAACATCTTCAAAAGTATTATCAATAAGGCGCGGCTTTGGCCCCTTACATAACTTTTCTATTATTATATACTTAGGGTTGTGCTCAGATTATAGGCTAGAAGTAataaaattcctcctagcctaggggggtagtgcatgtactacttaccttggAACTGGTTTAAGGAtcatttttttgaaaaaattccccacagagcatagtagccgtgggactggtgcactttttGATACCAGAGTGCATTATTGATAAAAACTTTGAAATTTTACAAAGGTTATTTACGTTTTTGGTTTGCATGATCGTATGATGCGTCCTAGCCACAGGACGCGCCTTGAGGAGTAGTTCTATACATATATTGGTAGAAGCAGTGACTGGTAAAGGGAACAACAAAACTCAAGTAAAAATAAAACTAAGACGCGTCTTGTGACTAAGGACGCGCCCAACTAATCATGGTTGATGCTTTTTTAATTTTGTGTTCTAATTTTGGCATTCCATAACTAGAAATTTGAAAGTGTCTTCAAGAAGGACGCGTCCAGtctgaaaaattaaaaatatctTTTGAAACAAATGGTAGACACGCCAAGACACCAGGACGCGCCCCTCATGCTTTTTGCCTTATCTAAATACACAAGTGCAGCATGATAACACGCTCATTAAGAATATACAATCTAGACaattcaaaaacaaaataaacatGGACGCGTCCAACTAAAGAGGACGCACCCATTAGGGACATCTATTTGACATGTAATAGTAGAGAGAATAACAATAAGATTTCAAACATCATAAAAAGTGTAAGCAAACGGAGTTCAAAGATAACCATTACAATTTGCAAGGCTTCGAGGGGCCCGTGCCCTTAAAGTAGTTTAGATAAAACTGCATGAGTAAACATAAGACGCGCCCTAAGTAGGAGGCGCGTCATGGGGCTTGTCCTGGTTGTCTGGAGGAGGAGGCTGAGTCTGAAGTGGAGAAGGTGCTGGGGACGCTTCATCTTCTTCCAAGCCAAGGATAATTCTCTTGTTTCTGATGGAGTCTGCAGCCCTGATACTGAAGTCATTTACCCACTTCTGGGTGTCTTCATCAAACTTAAAAAAGGTGTATTCTGGGTCATTGGCTATGAACCTAGAACACCACTCTTCGAACCCGGCTGCAAAACCATTCTGATATATCAGCTTCTTCTCCTCCTTCCATCCATTCAGTCTGTCATCGTTCAGAGTGTCATGCTCCAGCTACAATGTGGAATTCATAGAAATTATATCCTCCATGGCCTTTTCTGTAGAGGTGACATTGCCTTTCAGCACCGCTTTCTCACCTTCAAGATGCGTCCTATCCTCTTGCAGGCGCTTGATCTTGGCATCTTTATTTTGGGCGAGCAAATTGATGTACTTTTCCAAGGATTTGATCTTGTCTTCAGCCTGGCTCTTAGCAGTGTCAGTGACAGCAAGACGCGCCCTGAGTCTAGTAGCCATGTTGGCACTTTGTCTGGCGTACAAATGAAGCTCCGCCGCAGCCCTCACCATGGCTTTTTCTGTTTGTTCCTCTGTACTGAACGACCAGCCTCGAACTTCATCTTCAGTAAAATCTCCAGCTGAGGACGCGCCCAAATATCGGAGAACAAAGGATTGCTCATCTGGCACTATTTTTTGACGCTTTGAGGACGCGTCCTCCTTCTCAGGGATGTCCGACACCATAGTGTCAATGATTTTTGGTGGAGGGGAAGGAATCATAGTAGGAGTAGGGTCCTTAGCCTTTGGATCATATTTCACATGAGCCTGCTTCCTGGCTCTCAGCTTTTTAGAAGCCCCAATGGCAAATCCCTTAGGAAGAGAAGTCATATATGTGACATGAATAGAATCAAAAGTGTCAGTCATGGATACATCAAGATAAGAGGACGCGTTCTCATAGAAAGACGCGTCAAAAGCATAGTACAAAGGCATGTAATGCATGAAAATATGTCAGATAAAATGTATGCAAAGACATGAAGAATGCATGTATCTATGACAAACAGAGCAACGATGACGCGTCCTAACATATAGCGCGTCCTACTTGAGGACACATTGACTGCAATGtggattatgagaatagtataaGTGACAAACTAACAACAGAAGAGGACGCACCCCAGGGCTAAGACGCGTACAAAACCCGAAAACAAAGGTGTAGGAAACGTCCATGAATCAAGTTAAGTTGCGCGTGTAAGAGGAAGGACAAATATATTACGCGTTCTAAGAATTTTGGTGAAATGGTATTTTTAAAATGAGAAGTTAAATCTATAGCTTTGGACGCGTCCAAAGATACATGACGCGTCCTCTCTCACATGTACTTACCTCATTCAAAATCAAATTGCTTACTGGTATCAATCTCAATCACTTCTGTGGCACTGAGACCCCTAGCCTTTTCTAAGGCTATAAGTACAGGTTTCCCATTGTGAAACTCGCGTAATTTGTAGGTAGAACCAACCCGGGCAGACAACACGCCTACTAGTTTGAGGTTGTCTTCAGTGATCATGTCCTTGAGGTTGAAGTGTTTCTCAGCATACTGGAGTACTTTCTCTGCTCTCTTTTTTCTTTTGCCTGTTAATTCCTTTTGAACTCTTTTGTCTAAAGAGGAAAAAATGAGGACTCATTAAGGGAGacgaaaattttgaaaaaaacaGGATGCGTCCAGAATAAGAGGATGCGTCAAGATTATGAGGACGTGGTTTGGAAATCACTTACTTGGTTCTAAGTTGAAGCGAACCCGAGCTCTCTTGACATCGTAGATGTAGAAGAAAGGTTCCTTCCAATCCCTCTCGTGGCTGATTTTGCCTTCATTGAATCCTTTGTTGTTCAACCATTTGTTGACTATAAAGAAATGGTAGCCAGGGATGGATTTTCTGATGCTGTAGAAGAAGCTGAATTCCTTCATGGAGGGCGCGCCTAGTCCAAGATTGTGGTACATGATGTACAAAGCCCATGCTAGTTTGTACGAGTTTGGAGATAATTGAACCGGGGCAACGTCGTATCACTTCAAAATCTTTTTGATGTACGGGTGCAAGGGCGCGCCCACACCTAAGGAGATAAGTTTTGGGGTTAGGACCATCCTGGGAATTCTCAGGTTTTCCATATTAAAGATATGGGGCCTTATCATCCTGAGAGGACACGCCCAAATGCCCTCCATATCATAATATTTCATGTGCCACTGGATTTCCAAATCGGTTGCAGTGGAGTCAAGGGCTACCCAAGCTAGCTTGCTTTCTTTTTTCCTCCGGGCATTTTTCTCTGGTTCTGTTAGAGCACCAAGCTTTGCCCAATCACAATCCACTTCAACATCTAAGGGTTCCTAATGTTCAAGGGGATGATTGGATTCCTGAGGGGACACATGATATACATCAGGGTCAGGAACCCTCTTTTCGAATTCATTTACGCTAAGAGGGGACGCGTCTTGAAAAGCTGACGCGTTCTGAGAAACTGACGTGTCCTGAGTAGGAGACGCGTCCTCATCTGAAACAATCATGCGCAGGGGCTGTTGGTTGGTTGTGGGTATAATCTCATCATCCGTCCAATCTTCGATGTCAGCCCTATTGAGAATTGGAGTTCTTTTTCGTTTGAATCCTTTCTTTTTCATTCTAGAGCTTATGGGGACGTGATCCATAGAATCGGAACTTGAATCAGACATTATAGAAACCTTTGGTTTGAGAGATTCAAAGACGCGTGTTTCTGCTTCAAGAAAGGAACTCATTCTATAAAATTCAGGAAGTTCGGGTTTGAAATAGATTGAATGTGGGGAGTAGATCCCAAGGCGTTTGTTGAGAACTTTGAATGGATGGAAAGGTGATGAAGATGACGTGTCCTCCAGCTGAAATAAGAAGGAAGAAGATCTTGAGGACGCGTCCatgtttataaaaatatatactgAAAATATGTAAAAGACAGCAAGGGCGAAGGAATGATTGTGAGGACGCGTCCTAAACGTCTATCGCAGAAAATATGCCAAGGTGACGCGTCCTAGGTGAACAAGTGCGTCTATATAATTCTTTGATTGAAACAACTTAAATTGTGGTAAAAAGGACGCGCCCTGGGCGGTAGACGCGTCCATAATGATGGGAATAAAGCAGAAGTTGGAACGATTGTGGTCAATTTAGGGAAATTCAATTAAAAACCCTAGAAACGTTTACTCCAGAATCAAACAAGCAAAATAAGGGGTTTtatgatatatatacatatatacatacatgggGAAAATAAGAACAGTTCATAAAAAAGAAAGGTATATGAAAGGTCTCCTACTTATTATGACCGATTTACTCGACCAAATGAAGAAATAAAAGAAGATTCACGTACCTCGTAAGTTGGGGGTTGGATTAAGCTAGAGAAATTAGGAAATGGCCGGTGGAATCGTCGGATTTTCGGATTTAGCTTCTTGCAGCGGCGGTAATAGCGGTTTTGGAGAGAGAGAAAAAGTGAAGTAATATTGTGGGTTGGGGAAGATATTTATAGAAAGAGATGGCTGACGTGTACAAGACAGCTGTCATGCAACGATCGATCTTGAATGACTAAAGGATTGACGCGTCCAGGAAATAGGACGCATCCTCGTGGGTCCATACAAATTTTAGAGATGATTTTCATCTTTATCTAGTTGAAGGTTCTAGAGATGAAATTGAATATCAATACCAATATTGTTTTATTATTGAGGATGATCCAAAAACTTTTAGTGAAGCTATGACATCAAGGGATGTTGCATTCTGGAAAGAAGCTATCCAGGATGAGATGGATTCTATCATGAATAATAATACATGGAAATTGAGTGATCTGCCCCATGGCTGTAAAGCATTGGGAAATATATGGATCTTCAAAAGGAAAATGAAGGTGGATGGTACAATAGATAAGtttaaagctagattggttatcCAAGGCTTTAGACAAAAAGAAGggattgattattttgatacttATGCTCCTGTTGCTAGGACTTCTACTATTAGGTTGTTAATAGCACTTACTGCTATACACAACCTTGTCAttcatcaaatggatgtgaaaactgCATTCTTGAATGGTGAGTTAGATGAAGAGATTTATATGAAACAACCCGAAGGGTTTGTTATGCCTGGTTATGAAAACAAGGTGGGTAAGTTGAAGAAATCACTTCATGGTTTAAAACAAGCACCGAAGGATTGACATgataaatttgataatgtggtcTTGTCTAATAGTTATTTTCTTAACCAAGCAGACAAGTGTGTATATAGCAAATTTGATGCTTCTGGTAAAGGAGTTATAATTTGtttatatgtggatgacatgttGATTTTTGGTACTGACCAAAATCAAGTAAATAAAACAAAAAGGTTCTTGTCATCTAATTTTGATATGAAAGACATGGGGGAGGCTGAGGTGATTCTTGGAATAAAGATCAAGCGTGAGAAAAATGGTATTTCAATTTCTCAATCTCTTTATATTGAGAagattttgaaaagatttaactTTAAGGATTGTTCTCTTGTTAGCACTCCTCTTGATCCCAGTATTAAACTCCTACCTAATAAGGGTGTGGCAGTATTTCAACTTGAATACTCAAGGGCTATTGGTAGTCTTACGTATGCCATGATAAGCACTAGGCCGGATATTACCTATGTTGTTGGAAAACTTATTAGGTATACAAGCAAACCAAGTTCACATCATTGGAAAACCTTAAGTCGAGTGTTCAAGTACTTGAAAGGAACCATGAATTATGGTTTGATATATACTGGATTTCCTTCGGTTATTGAATGTCATTCAAATGCAAGTTGAATTTCCAACGATAAAATCTGAATTTGTGGCATTATCAGCGGCTGGTAAAGAAGCTGAATGGCTAAGAAATCTTATTTATGAGATTCCATTGTGGCTTAAACCGATATCACCCATATCTATCAGATGTGATAGTGAGTCTGCCTTGGCTAATACTTATAAACAAGTGTTCAAAGGCAAGTCTAGACACTTAGGTGTTAGACACAGCATGATTCGTGAGCTTATCACGCATGGTGTTTTATCAGTGGAGTTTATAAGAACTCAACATAATTTAGCCGATCATCTAACCAAAGGGTTGAGTAGAGATCTTGTGCACAAGTCGGCTGTGGAGATGGGATTGAAGTCCATCTAAAAGTCTCTCATGTTGAGAAACCCAATTCTCACCTAATATTACATTAGGTGTTGAATTCATTGTGGAAAGCTTAACATCTAGAGATTTGAACACATTAGAAGTATCATCCCAAGGTATGTGTTCAGACCTGCAAGTTGAGGATgttgaagcttatcttcttaatagttcttttgaaaaattgcatATGCAGGTGCGAGAGTAAAAGAACTACCTATTTGAGCATGAAGTTTAGCCGCTTCAAGAAGCTAGGACTTGACTTTTATATGCTTATGAAGGATTAGGACACAAGACTAGTAAAAGATAGTGTCAAGTAAGAACAATTTGAGAATGTAAATTTATGTGTATATTATCTTCGTGTATCCTCTATGAATAGTAGAGGTTCAATCCATAGTGATACATTGATATTCGAATATATGGAATGTGTAATATACTAATATAAAATTCAATCGTCACAATATTTCATTTATGCATGAGtttgttgtttgttgtgaatttattttagttaatcaTGGATTACGCTAAAATGGGGGAGGATTGTTGGATATTTTAGTATAATTGGATTGACTAGTTGATcaatataatcataatattaaaTTGAACAAGTCGAGAAAGTGCGGAGTGCACGCTTTGTTCGAGTTTATTGTGATTTTGGTATTATTGTTTATGAGACATGTTCATTGGCAGCAGCCACACCTGTTGAAATAAGATGTATCTGTTAGTTTTAGCCATGACTGTTAGACTGAGATGTGTCTATTGACAAAAGACTGAGATGTGTCTGTTGGCAAATGACACATCTGCTGACATCTATATATACGTGTTGCATTGATCAATTTTAGG is a window from the Apium graveolens cultivar Ventura chromosome 1, ASM990537v1, whole genome shotgun sequence genome containing:
- the LOC141716974 gene encoding uncharacterized protein LOC141716974; protein product: MIGIDPGVMCHRLNIFPNCTGLRKKRRPVSWERAMTLKEEVDRLLEVGLIKESYYPKWLANPVLVKRPNGKRRRCVDFTDLNKACPKDSFPLPRTDQLVDAMAGHALLSFMDAYSGYNQIPMCNLLAVGEHDVQKTRLGEPWKYMWTICWEIEANPAKIKALLDMKSPTNVKQVQSLTRRIAALNRFVSKSSDRCKEFFKEIKLAGKDFDGQQSPVYYVSKRLHNAETRYTSMDKLVYALILASRKLRSYFQAHRIEVRTTYPLRQVLYRPESSGRLLKWAMELGQFDLEYMPRTTIRGQALADFLLEFDFTVDDKALVVIQPPHNEELLEEFPHPWWILHMDGAVNNGGAGAGIVLVSPRSHHLMSAIHFKFYATNNDAEYEALINGLKIALEMGCLIEKFKIVRLECVPWEKNSNADALEKMGSQQEVVLLGSIPLEIQEISSIPEL